Proteins encoded by one window of Candidatus Zixiibacteriota bacterium:
- a CDS encoding Mut7-C RNAse domain-containing protein → MSVEGREGESSEVRFAADRMLGKLVKWLRVIGQDVIYGPHLSGYGLIRAARREHRTILTRDRKLARKHPPELIFIASDRYPEQLRQVIEHCRLDPFARAFSRCLECNALLRPLPKESVEALVPPYVFATQEQFSGCPVCRRVFWRATHHEKMLAELKKITGG, encoded by the coding sequence ATGTCGGTCGAGGGCCGTGAGGGAGAGAGTTCCGAGGTGAGATTCGCCGCCGACCGCATGCTGGGCAAGCTCGTCAAGTGGCTGCGGGTGATCGGCCAGGATGTGATCTACGGGCCCCATCTCTCCGGCTACGGGCTCATCCGCGCGGCGCGTCGCGAGCACCGGACGATCTTGACCCGAGACCGCAAGCTCGCCCGCAAACACCCGCCGGAATTGATTTTCATCGCCAGCGACCGCTATCCCGAACAGCTGCGCCAGGTCATCGAGCACTGCCGGCTCGACCCGTTCGCGCGAGCCTTCAGCCGCTGCCTGGAGTGCAACGCCTTGTTACGGCCGCTGCCCAAGGAATCGGTCGAGGCTCTGGTTCCTCCGTACGTCTTCGCCACGCAGGAGCAGTTCTCGGGTTGCCCGGTCTGCCGTCGGGTCTTCTGGCGAGCCACGCATCACGAGAAAATGCTTGCGGAGCTCAAGAAAATCACCGGCGGCTGA